TTGTTTCTTTAAACACCATTTAAGGTTTGCTTGCTTATCTTGTTAAACTTCTCTATTCTGTTGTTAATGTCCTTCGTTCGCTTCTCTTGCGGACAAGAAGTATAATACCACTTTCCACAACTTATGTCAACATTTTTTTTAATTTTATTTTTAGTTTCTTCATCAAAACTCATCCAACCGTTGAAATCATTAAATAAAAAAAGTTATTATTAAAAAAAATTAATAATAACTTTTGATTTTTTAATCTCCTTGATAATATTTAGGAATTATCTCTGGTTCCTCATCATAAATATCACTTTTCCCACGTTTCATCTTCTCATCTTTTTCTAAATAATAATTACAATTTTTAGGAAGAGAACAATACATATCTTTTCCTGGATTTATTATTTTTCCTTCTTGAATAAAAACTGCTCCACTTATAAAGTCTAATATCCTTTGCTTTAAACCTTCTTCCACTTCAGAAAGATTAATATGTACAATTTTATCATTTTTTATATATTCTACATACTTCATACAATCCTCAAATCTTGTAGGATTTAAAAAAACTATATCATATTCCATAATTTTTCCTCCTTTTCTTTTTTATATATTTTCTAACACTTGAAATATTATATCTCTTTCTTCCATGTTAGTTGTAAAACCTGCTGCTCTTTTATGTCCTCCACCATCAAATAGACTAGCTATTTCATTTACATCTATTTCTTTTTTACTTCTTAAGCTTCCCTTCATTTTCCCGTTAGGCTCTTCTTTCAAAAATAGAGCAACTTCACACCCTTCATATTCTAATAATTGTTCTACGATTCCTTCTGTATCATCTTTTTTGATTCCTTCTGTTTGAACAAAATAATCACTTAAAGTAAAATAAACAAACCTTCTATCCTCAATAATATTCATTTTAGATATGGCTATCCCCAAAACTTTCATTCTTCCTATACTTTTACTTTTATAAACAGAATTTATAATTTTATTTCTGTCTATTCCTATATCTATCAATTTACCAGCTATTTCAAAGGTACTTTTTGTTGTGCTTTCATATTTAAAGCTCCCTGTATCAGTAACTATTCCAGTATATAGAGCTTCCCCTATTTCTTTATCAATATTTAATTTTAATCTATTTTTTATAACATCATACATAATTTCACAAGTAGAAGATTTATCTTCAACAATATTTAAATCTCCATAAAGTTCATTGCTTATATGATGATCTATATTCACTAAAAATGCATCTTTTTTAAAATTAACAACCCTACCAACTCTTTTAAAAGTAGCTGAATCACAAGCTATCATCAAATCAACTTCAGGAGCATTTTCAATTTCTATATATTTTTCAACTTCGTCACTACCTGCTAAAAATTTCAAATCATAAGGAATATCATCCTCTATTATAAATCTAACTTTCTTTTCTGGAAAATTTTTAACTATAGCATTGTAAATTGCTAACCCACTTCCTATAGAATCTCCATCTGGATTAACATGAGATGAAATTAAAATATTTTCACTCTCTTTTAATTTTTCTAACAACATTTCTTCCCCTTTCTTTATTAGCTATATCCCAAGTTCTTTTTTTAGTTTTTTATATGATTCTTCTGGATTATGTCCTGTTTTCTTGGCCATTAAATTCATAATAACTATTTCAACCATCGCTGCTGCATTTCTTCCAGAAGATAAATACATCTCTACTTTATAAATATCTTCTCCCAATATTTTTTCAGTTGAACTTGAATCATCAACTGCCGTTAAATAATTATCATTTTCTTGTTCTTTCAATTCTATTATAACATCTATATTCTTTCTGATTCTTACAGAACTCATTCCGTATAAAGTTTTTATATCAATAATTCCTAACCCTCTAATTTCCATAAAATAAGGTAATTTAGCCGCACATCCTATAATTTCTCCACTTGGAACTTTTTGGAATTTAACCATATCATCTGCAATAAGTCTATGCCCTCTATGAATTAGTTCTAAAGCTGTTTCACTTTTCCCTATTCCACTTTTCCCTTTAAGTAGCACTCCAAAACCATTCATCTCTAAGAAAACTCCATGTACAGTCATAGAAGGAGAAAAATATTTTTCCAAATAACTATTAAGATTAGCAACTACATATGAAGGATTTGTTTCTTTTACTTTCAACAAAACTTTTTTATGCTTTTTAATCAAAGAAATTACTTCTTCTTTTATTTCATCACT
This DNA window, taken from Fusobacterium sp. JB019, encodes the following:
- a CDS encoding bifunctional oligoribonuclease/PAP phosphatase NrnA; translated protein: MLLEKLKESENILISSHVNPDGDSIGSGLAIYNAIVKNFPEKKVRFIIEDDIPYDLKFLAGSDEVEKYIEIENAPEVDLMIACDSATFKRVGRVVNFKKDAFLVNIDHHISNELYGDLNIVEDKSSTCEIMYDVIKNRLKLNIDKEIGEALYTGIVTDTGSFKYESTTKSTFEIAGKLIDIGIDRNKIINSVYKSKSIGRMKVLGIAISKMNIIEDRRFVYFTLSDYFVQTEGIKKDDTEGIVEQLLEYEGCEVALFLKEEPNGKMKGSLRSKKEIDVNEIASLFDGGGHKRAAGFTTNMEERDIIFQVLENI
- the sepF gene encoding cell division protein SepF; amino-acid sequence: MEYDIVFLNPTRFEDCMKYVEYIKNDKIVHINLSEVEEGLKQRILDFISGAVFIQEGKIINPGKDMYCSLPKNCNYYLEKDEKMKRGKSDIYDEEPEIIPKYYQGD